The genomic window TGGTGGCATATCCAGCGAAAGCATTATGCCTCACGCAATGATGATTATTTTTACACGCTCAACAACAATCTGGCGTTGAATCCTTATTTTTTTTATAAGGAAGGCGCTTTTCAATATGTCCTCGCGCCCCGTTCACAAGAATGATTATGGTTCATAAAAAACTTCAATCCCTGTTTCTCTTATCCCTGTTTTTCATAATAGTCGGCATGCTGGAAAATGTACCCGCGGCTGAAATGAACAGCATTGGTGTCAGACAGAAATCTGTTTTGCTGGGAGGACATCAGCCACTGAGTGGGGCATTGTCATGGCTGGCGGATATTCAGAAGGGCGCACAGGCATATTTCCAGTACATCAACGATCAGGGTGGATTGCATGGAAGACAGATTGAATGGCTGGTTTATGATGACCAGCTTCAGAAAATGCGAGCTGAATTGATAGGCCGGAAACTGGTTTTTCAGGATCAGATTTTTGCCATGTTCCATGGTATGGGTGATCAAACCCATCAAACCATTCAAAATTTTCTGGAACAACGAAATATTCCGGACTTTCTTATCGGATCGAACCTGGAAACATGGACTGATCCGATTAAAAAGGGTGTGTTTGGCCTGGACCCAACCATACAGACTGAGCAAAAAATCATGACCCGTTATTTTAAAAAAATGTATGCGGGCCGCTCGTTGGCCGTCTGGCATCTGAATGACAAGGTCATCAACGAAGAAGTACAATCTCTGGTGAAACAGTTGCGGCCTCATTTCCCCAAAATCCAGACAGTGACCTACACCAATGGCCCCATGGAACCCGGGATATCCCAGATCAAAACCATCCATCCGGATGCGCTGTTGATCCTTGCGCCGGAACAGGAAACTCACGATTTCATCAAGGAAGCCTACCAATATGGAATGGAAGGCGAGATTTATCTGAAGCCGCAAATACTGTTTACAGACTGGGTTGAAACACTGGACCCATCGCTCAGGCAGATGCTTTACTTTTTCACATGGCAACCTTACGTTCATCAAATGGATCATCCGGGAATCACA from SAR324 cluster bacterium includes these protein-coding regions:
- a CDS encoding ABC transporter substrate-binding protein; this translates as MVHKKLQSLFLLSLFFIIVGMLENVPAAEMNSIGVRQKSVLLGGHQPLSGALSWLADIQKGAQAYFQYINDQGGLHGRQIEWLVYDDQLQKMRAELIGRKLVFQDQIFAMFHGMGDQTHQTIQNFLEQRNIPDFLIGSNLETWTDPIKKGVFGLDPTIQTEQKIMTRYFKKMYAGRSLAVWHLNDKVINEEVQSLVKQLRPHFPKIQTVTYTNGPMEPGISQIKTIHPDALLILAPEQETHDFIKEAYQYGMEGEIYLKPQILFTDWVETLDPSLRQMLYFFTWQPYVHQMDHPGITLHHQLLGYYFPKTKPSQWSVSGQIAAEIMVEILNRTGRSLTTEAVLQATESLTAWQGHMTPPITLSRKNHLAITQMRIGHFENERFAFTSDWITAQ